In Flavobacterium cerinum, one genomic interval encodes:
- a CDS encoding helix-turn-helix domain-containing protein: MMADRVFNSRETACCLTNDLVNDIRIVHFQSKRSISKIKIELQYNLILFPINGLKSIVTKRNTITFNENNFVILSNGSQFVCETNRKDGDFIEGIFIMFNNKILNDFLLKYPDFQKIKKDRTSQYLKNHIECTKSSFIQNCLLPSLNYITHGNAPDNICSVKFEEFMLDLFSQNPEKINWFINLICQQESTIQQIVENNVYKNISIATLASMCNLSLSTFKRHFIQIYGMSPKKYFLMQKMDKATVLLQTKSKENIKVYDFLGFNTNESFIKSFKKHHGITPSEYRKSVSSVN, encoded by the coding sequence ATGATGGCGGATCGTGTATTTAATTCAAGAGAGACAGCTTGTTGTTTAACTAATGATTTAGTAAATGATATTCGGATAGTACATTTTCAATCAAAACGTTCTATTTCGAAAATAAAAATAGAGTTACAGTATAATTTGATTTTATTTCCTATAAATGGTCTCAAAAGCATTGTTACCAAGAGGAATACTATTACTTTTAATGAAAATAATTTCGTAATACTTTCAAACGGTTCCCAATTTGTTTGTGAAACCAACAGAAAAGACGGTGATTTTATAGAAGGGATATTTATCATGTTTAATAACAAAATCCTCAATGATTTTTTATTAAAATATCCCGATTTTCAAAAAATTAAGAAGGATCGTACCTCACAATATTTAAAAAACCATATAGAGTGTACAAAGAGTAGTTTTATTCAAAATTGCCTGTTACCCTCTTTAAATTATATTACCCACGGTAATGCTCCGGACAATATTTGTTCTGTAAAATTTGAAGAGTTTATGTTAGATCTATTTAGTCAGAACCCGGAAAAAATAAACTGGTTTATTAATTTAATATGTCAGCAAGAGTCAACCATCCAACAAATTGTGGAGAATAATGTATATAAAAACATCAGTATAGCTACATTAGCTTCAATGTGTAACCTTAGTTTATCCACCTTTAAGCGACATTTTATACAGATTTACGGGATGTCTCCTAAAAAATATTTCTTGATGCAAAAAATGGACAAAGCGACTGTTTTATTACAAACGAAGAGTAAAGAAAATATAAAAGTATATGATTTTCTAGGCTTCAATACGAATGAAAGTTTTATTAAGTCTTTTAAGAAGCATCATGGCATTACGCCTTCAGAATATAGAAAATCGGTTTCTTCTGTAAACTAG
- a CDS encoding universal stress protein, producing MKTIIVATDFSAEAENATQYIATAVAGKDYRIVLYHLYNTSIHAQNARLSAGEIDKMFQAKKTKVNEKAAVINEKYKVEVLSHVVPGNFYDELINSIQKYDAELVVMGMAERSIEQDLLGNTTTAAISMLKFPVLSIPLGAEYKGIKHILFACDIIRGVHKMILDRVREVASDYKATVEVFHIREKSEEIAQSEEHNSTMEETLSDVHHTYKNVQSSEIIKAIRDEIEASQTDLLVMVPYKYGFWDSMVHKSKTRAMASGNKVPLLSLPL from the coding sequence ATGAAAACAATTATAGTCGCCACTGATTTTTCTGCGGAAGCCGAAAATGCTACGCAATATATCGCAACTGCTGTTGCCGGTAAAGATTACCGAATTGTATTGTATCACCTGTATAATACATCTATTCATGCTCAGAATGCCCGATTGTCGGCCGGAGAAATTGATAAAATGTTTCAGGCTAAAAAAACTAAAGTAAACGAAAAAGCTGCTGTTATAAATGAAAAATATAAGGTAGAGGTCCTCTCACATGTGGTACCCGGTAATTTTTACGATGAGCTGATCAATAGCATACAAAAGTATGATGCTGAACTGGTCGTAATGGGAATGGCTGAAAGATCGATAGAACAGGATCTATTAGGAAATACAACGACAGCAGCTATCAGTATGCTTAAATTTCCGGTGCTAAGTATTCCTTTAGGAGCGGAATATAAAGGAATAAAACACATTCTTTTTGCCTGCGATATAATCAGAGGTGTACACAAAATGATTCTGGACAGGGTAAGAGAAGTGGCTTCCGATTATAAAGCCACGGTTGAGGTGTTCCATATACGGGAAAAATCAGAAGAAATTGCCCAATCGGAAGAGCATAATAGTACAATGGAAGAAACACTTTCGGATGTGCATCATACATATAAAAATGTACAATCTTCGGAAATCATTAAAGCAATACGGGATGAAATTGAAGCTTCGCAAACCGATTTATTGGTAATGGTTCCCTATAAATATGGCTTTTGGGACTCAATGGTACATAAAAGCAAAACCAGAGCAATGGCATCCGGTAACAAAGTACCCTTATTATCATTGCCGTTATAA